ATGTGAGGTTTAAAATATGAGTGAATACAGAGACACAAAAAGTCCAATTAAAAATCCTCCTATTATTGTGATAGTTGGACCAACAGCAGTTGGTAAAACGGAATTAGCTATATCTCTTGCCAAAAAGATTGATGGCGAGATAATCTCAGCAGATTCTATGCAGATTTATAAAGGTATGGATATTGGCACGGCAAAACCTTCTAAAAGAGAACAAAATAATATCACTCATCATATGATAGATATGACAGAGCCAGATCAAGATTATAGTGTGGCAAAGTTTAAAAAAGTGGCCCAAGATATTATAAATGATATTGTCGTTAGAGGTAAGTTTCCAATAATAGTTGGTGGAACGGGTCTTTATGTCAATGCTTTAATTTATGATTATTCTTTTGAAGAATTACCTCGTGATTCTGATTGTCGAGAAAAATTAAGAAAAAAGATAGAAATAGAAGGGCTGCATAAGCTCCATGAAGAACTTACAGATGCTGACCCAAAGGCTGCAGAAAGAATTCATCCAAATGATGAGAAAAGAATTATTAGGGCTCTTGAAGTCATTTATACTACCGGAAATCCTATTTCAGAATATCAAAAAACTCAAAAAGAAAGTCCCTATAATACTTTAATGATAGGATTAACAAAAAGTAGAGATGAACTATATGATAGAATAGAAAAAAGAGTTGATAAAATGCTTGAAAAAGGTCTAGTTGATGAAGTTAAAGATTTACTTGCCAGAGGATATAATAAAAATATGACTTCTATGCAGGCCCTTGGTTATAAGGAGATTGTCGAGTATCTGCAAGGTGAAGTTACATTTGAAGAGACTATAAAGCTAGTAAAGAAAAGAACTAAACGATTTGCCAAACGACAGTTAACCTGGTTTAACAGAGATCAAAATATTACTTGGTATAATCTAAGCTGTACAAATCTTTTTAAGGTGGAAAAAGATATTATTAGAATGTTGCAGGAATATTTTTAACGATATAGAATAGAAGGATGTAGGGTATAGAGTAAGGGGTTCGATTTTGAAGTTGAAAATTTAAAATCACAAAGTAAATCACAAAAAAGTAGCAGTTAAATCACATGATTTTAACTGCTACTTTTTACTATTATAACAGGAATTAATATTATAATAACTTAAAAATCACAAATTTTTCACAAGATAATACACAATAGAAATAAATATTTCTGACGTGAATTTTTTGTGATTTTTAATGTGAAAATTTCGTTAAAAAAGTAAATATGGTATAATATAGGTGATAGGACAACCTATAAGGGAGAGCTGTTATTAATGGGAATCAGGTTTTTAAAGCCTCGAAAAAAGAATACTACAAAAGTAGAGTTAGAATTGCCAAACCACTTGGTTAAGTTATTAGAATTATATGCAAATTATTGTAATCGTAGTCGTGATGAAATAGTAGAGCATTATTTAGAGGAGATTTTAAAAGAAGATAAAGATTTTATTCAGTGGGGTAAAAATAGAAGGCATAATAAACTTTTTAAAAAATATATTGAAGAAGTTTCAACAAGTAATACGGATAATATAACTATACTAAAAGAAGAAAAGGAAGAAGATAAGGCATGAATTTTTATACCCGTATTGCTAATAAAAGAGACCAAATAGTAGAAATAGATACTCCTGTTTCTGAAGATAAAGTAGATTTAAGACAAGAAGATTATGAAAAGATGTCAAGAAAAGCTTTTAATAAGAAACATAGACTGTTTTTAACAAGAGAACAATTTACACCAGTGAAATTAAAGTATAAAGACAAAACTTACCCCCTTCAGTTAAATCATTGTAATAATCCATTTTGTCGGTGGTTTGGCGAAAATCAAAGTGAAATTTCTAGATTAAGCACTAGAGGTAGAAAACGCTACAAATACAGGATTGATGGAGATTGGGAAAAAGAAGATAGAGGTAGAATGATTATTTGTAACAATGATCCCAATGTACCAGGTGCTTATGGTAATTGTGCAACTAGACCTGTATCTAATTGGAGTGCAGCAGAAGAAATAAAGCGATTAGTAACAATAAACACACCAGTTGATATTGAGCCAGAATATAAATATCATAAAGATTCTTGTAATAAGCCTCACACAAACCCTTTTGATAACCCTGAAGATTTTCAGAAATATGGCAAAAGCAAATATAATTCTCAAAGACTTCGCTGTAAAGAATGCTACAAAATTACTACTCTGATGCCTGAACGTGAAAAAGCCTTTACCTATCACCAGCAGCGAAGTGAAATAGTGCCAACCTTAGCATCAATGCTAATTAATAGAGTACCAGTTAAAAGAGCTTGTGAGATTCTTAATATTAGCTCTCAGACTTATTATGACAAGCTAGAATATGTATATCTTAGATGTTTAGAATTTTTAAGCAAATTTGAAACTAATCCATTATCTGATAAGTTTTTTGATAAATTATGGATTAACACTGACATGTTTATTTACTATTTAAACAACTCCCGTCATAAATTAAAAGGAAATAAAAGAAGAAATAGAGTGACTAAAGAAAGTTTTAAGCGAATGGAAACAAATTTGATTGTATCTGGCGATATTCATTCGGGATATGTTTTGCGAGCAGATTTGGCTTATGATTGGGATGCCACTAGAGAAAAATTATTAGCTGACACTAAAAAATATAAATGTGATCATATGGAAGAAAGTGAAAGAAAAAATGCCAGGCTAGAACATTCATATTTCCCTCAACCGCCTACAAAATTTGATAAAGAAAATTTATCAAATATAGATGAAGAAATAGAAAAATACAAACAGGAAAAAAAGAATTTTGATACCAGATTTGATTATGTTAGTGGCTTACATGTGTCCCCTAGATATACTGCCATAGCCCATTTTTGGCTGCTGAAAAACTTATTGAACGTAAAAGATTGGTTTTTCATAAACGATGATGATGGCAGCTTAAAAAATAGTATCTTTCGAGTATTTAAGGATGAAATTAAAAATGGTTATGCTAATTATTTCCTGTGCCAAGTTGATCATGATAAACAATTAAGTCAAGCACTTAAGGAACATCAAGAATCCAAGATTGAGCTAAAGAACTGGAGAGATGAATGTGGCCTTTCCAAAAAGCTTTCTATTTGGCAAATAGCTCAAGATTACTTGGAACATCAGCTTGAGCATCATAATTTCTTTGAAGAGTTCTTGGATGATGATGGGAATAGTCGGATAGTTCGTGCTGGTAATCCTGTTGAGCATCCATTAGCTTCCCCCGATGCAGGATATAGAACTATAGATGTTTTAACTGATTTATCTGGACTTAATAACAAGCAATTAGCTAAATTATTAATGCAAGTTAATAGCCGAGTTACAGATAATTTTATCCAGGAATTACGTCGTAGAGTTTCAATGTTAGAAAGACCCCTGTTAACAGCTAGGGCTCATAGAAAAAGTTATATTTATTCTAATTACAACCCTAAATATGCTCAATACCTGGCCACAATTTTAAGGACATATTATAACTTTTGTGATGCTAAAAAAGATAGAAAAGGAAATTTAACTACCCCTGCTATGAGAATTGGCATAGCAGATAAAGTTTTTGATTGGAATGATATATTATATTTTAAGTAAAGTGTTAAAGGATTTTATTACTAAAGAAAGAAGCTATTAGGGAAGATAAGATTATTGCTGTTCCTTAATTTAACCTAGGTTATGAAGAAAAATTAGATGAAAATTAGTTAGCATGATATTTTATAGTCCGATTTGGACTTAATTTTTTTGAAAAATTAAAGTGAGGTGGTATTTTGTCAGGAAAGAGATTATTTCATTTATTATTGATCACATGCTTATCTGTTTCAGTAGCTTTTATGACAGGTTGTACTCCAGAAGAAAAAACAGAAGTGGAGCACTTAAAAAATGAAAAAGAACAGACAAAAGAAGAGTTTAAAGATGAATTATCTAGAAAAAAGTCTAGGATAGAAGATCTAGAACAAGAGTTAGAATCGAAAGAGCGTCAACTTAATAGGGCTGAATTTTATTCAGATGTTTTGCTTGAAATGGCTCAAACTGAAGGTGTAATGGCTCATGAGGTGTTATCGGAGGGAAAAATTAACGAACTACAGCATGAAAGTAATTTGTGGGATGGTACACTTCAGGTTGATGTTTCAGAAAATGATAAAAGTAAAGAAAAAGAATTTTCAAGCAATGGAGAGATAACAATTGACAGTTCTGAATTTGTTTTACATTTTTCAGGGAGTATAGATCCAGCATCTAACGCTGATTTTAGTGCTCACGGAATTGGATCATTTGAAAATTGGTTATATAACTTAAACGATATTGAAATTTTGGATGAAGAAAAAGTCTATGATGAAGAAGCTGCAAGTGGAGCAACTGGATTTGGGATAGGTTATGAATTCGAAGATATTTCAGACGGTAGTAGTATCGAAATAGAGATAACACCAGAAGTGAAAGATTATTTTGAATTGGATACAACAAATTTGATCATTAATGTTGAAAAGTAGTTATGGGCAGTTTTAGACTGTTAAGATTTTCTTGTATTAACAGAGTATATTTTAGAGAGTCAGAAGCGAGGTGGTAGTTTGTCAGTAAGAAGGTTATTTCATTTATTATTGATTACATGCTTGTTTGTTTCAATAGCTTTTATGGTAGGTTGTGCCACTGAGTACGAAGTAGAGGTACAGGCTGATCCTGAAAAAGCAGGAAAAATTGAGGGCGAAGGAACTTATGAAGAAGGTGATGAGGTTGCAGTTGAGACGAACCCTAAAGATGGATACGAATTTAAAAAATGGGAAAAAGATGGAGAAGAATTAAGTCAAGATCAAGAATATAAATTTGAAGTTAAAGAAAACAAAAAATTAGTTGCTGAATTTGCAGAAACTGTAGACATTCCAGATGAAAATTTAGAAGCAGCTATTAAGCAAGAATTAGGTGTAAATCAAGTGACTAAAGAAAATATTAAAGAGTTAACATCTTTGGAGGCGAGAAGAGAAGGGATTAGCGATCTGAATAACTTGGGAAAGGCAGAGAATCTTAAAAACTTAAACCTTTCGGGCAATAAAATTCAAGATATAACCGCTTTAACTGAACTTACTGGACTAGAGAAGTTAAACTTAAACAATAATGAGATAACAGATATTAAAGCACTACATGAGTTAACAAATCTTAAAGAAATCAACCTTGCAGGAAATGAAATCGATGAGATAAGTTTTTTGGGAGAATTAACCGATCTCGAGGAACTTTCTGTGAAGGATTTGATATTGGTTGATTTTGTCCAATCTCCTGGAGATGACTATATAACTTATAGGGTAAAAAGCCCATTACCCTTAACTGTCGATGTTCAGGTAGTAAACATAAATGAAGATTTAAGCGTTGAACAGGTATTTGAACCAAATAGTGTTACTGATCGGGGCGAGCTTTATAGTTTTACTGAAGCGTCTTCCTATGAAGACCCATTTGTTCAGCATGTTCCCAAAACACATCCATTTGACGTTTATAAAGACCATGAATGGGAAAATACAGAAGTTTTAAAAGTTGTTGTTCGTGAAGAACTTGATGAGGGTATGGAAGGAGAACACAAACCATCTGGAGAGTATAAATTTGATTTTAAAAACAGAGAGATTATTGAGATTAATGATTAGTTCTTTATGAGGAAGTTTACAATTCATGTATAGTATCTGATTTATGTCCCTGTCACAGGGTATATTTTAGAGAGTTAGAAGTGAGGTGATAGTTTGTCAGTAAGAAAATTGTTTCATTTATTATTGATCACATGCTTATTTGTTTCAGTAGCTTTTATGACAGGTTGTACTCCAGAGTACGAAGTAGAAGTACAGGCTGATCCTGAAGAAACAGGAGAAATTAAGGGCGAAGGCACTTATGAGGAAGGTGAAGAGGTTACAGTAGAGGTTGAATCTAAAGAGGGTTATGAATTTGAAGGTTGGTATAAGGGTGAAGAAAGAGTCAGCGAAGCTGAAGAATATGAATTTGAAATTGAAGAAAACAAAGAATTAGTTGCTGGTTTTGCTGAAATTGTAAACATTCCTGATGAAAACTTAGAGGCAGCAATTAAGGAAGAATTAGGTGTAGATCAAGTGACTAAAGAAAATATTGAGGATTTAACGGTCTTGGATGCAGTTGGTGAAGATATAACTAACATCGAAGGAATTGAGCATGCAGTCAATTTAGAAGAACTTGATCTTGGTAGGACCAATATAAGAGATGAAGGAATAGAGCAACTAGCAGAAGCTGATGATTTAGAAGAACTTAATCTTTTTCATACCAATGTAACAGATAAAGGAGTAGAAAATTTGGCGGAAGCTGACAATTTAGAAGAGCTTGATCTTAGTCATAACGAAGTAACAGATGACGGGGTAAAACAACTAGCAGAAGCTGATAATTTAGAAGAGCTTGACCTTCGTCATACCGAAGTAACAGATAAAGGAGTAGAACATCTGGCGGAAGCTGATAATTTAGAAGAACTTAATCTTTTTTATACCAATGTAACAGATAAAGGAGTAGAACATTTGGCAGAAGCTGACAATTTAGAATATCTTACTCTTCCAGGAGTTCGAAGAGTTGCAGGAGGAAAAAACGAATCCGAAGTAACAAATGTGAATCCACTGGCAGAAGCTGAAAATTTAGAAAAACTTGATCTTAGAGGAACCGAAGTAACAAATGAAGGAGTAGAATACCTGGCAAAAGCAGACATATTGGAAGTGCTTGATCTCGAAGATACCCAAATAACAGGTGAAGTAATAAAACATCTATCAGAAGTTGAAAATTTAGAAAAACTTAAGCTTAGCAGAACTGAAGTAACAGATGACGAGATAAAAGACCTGGCAAAAGACCTGGCAGAAATTGATAATTTGGAACACCTTGATCTTAGAGGAACCGAAGTAACAGACGTAAACGCACTAGCAGAAGCTGATAATTTAAAAGAGCTTTATATTGGCATAGCAAAAAGTGAATGGTTACATTTCACCGAAGTAACAGACGATGGGGTAAAACAACTACCAGAAAATGATAGTTTAAAAAAGCTTGACATTAGCGGAACCGAAATAACAGATGAAGGAATAGAACAATTAGCAGAAGCAGATAGTTTAGAATATCTTAATCTTGAAAGAACCGAAGTAACAGATGAAGGGATAAAACACTTGACAGAATTTGATAATTTGGAACACCTTAATCTTAGAAGTCTTAGAAGAACTGAAGTAACAGATGAAGGAATAAAACACCTAGCAGAACTTGATAATTTAGAAGAGCTTAGTCTTCATGATACCGAAGTAACAGATGAAGGATTAGAATACCTGGCAGAAGCAGATAGTTTAGAAGAGCTTGATATTAGAAGAACCGAAGTAGAGGATGAAATAATATCCAAATTAGAAAATGCAGGTATTGATGTCACATATTGATGTAAGAAAAGACTTAACTTAGGAATGCGGGGAAGATTGTCTGATTTATGTGTCTTAAATAAAAATGGCAGTTCTCATTTATCAAAATGAGAGAACTGCCATTTTTTTTAGTGTGAAAAATTTGTGATTTACCATGTGAATTTTTTGTGATTTCGCCTGTGATTTTCGAATTTCAACTTCAAAATCGAACCCCTTAGGGTATAGAGGGGCTTATTATTATTTTAACGGAGGCGATAATTTTGACAAAGGGTAAAAACAACACCATTAATCTCCAGGATAATTTTTTAAACATAGTAAGAAAAGATAAACTCAATGTTACTATTTACCTTGTAAATGGTTTTCAATTACGTGGCACCGTAAAAAGTTTTGACAACTTTACTGTTATGATTGAGTCAGAAGGTAAGCAGCAAATGATTTACAAGCATGCTATTTCTACCATAAAGCCTGCTAAAAACGTAGATATTTTTTCTGATGAATAAACCTGAAGGGTAGCAGTTAAAACTGAACTACCCTTCTTAAGCTTACTAAAATTAACAATAAGGTGGATTTTGGATGACAGAGGTTAAGGTTCAAATTAATGGCAAAAAGACTAGAGAAAATCCTGGACGCCCCGTATATTATGATGGAGTTAATCAAAGATACAAGAAAGTATTAACTGAATTAGATGAGCTTGTAGGTTTGGACCAGGTTAAAAACAAAATAAAAGAGATTTGTGCTTTGATTGAAATTCAGTACAAACGCCAGGAAAAAGGACTTGTAAGTGAACCTCAATCTCTTCATATGATATTTAAAGGTAATCCTTTTTTTACAGTAAAGTTAAAAAATAATTAATTACTTAGAAATAGTAAAATAGTTTGGATTAAGCTTGTAGCTGGTTATTTGATTTTCCATAACCTTAATTTCATAAAATATAGTGCTAAGTATTTTATGGGAGTTATTAATACTAAACTTGTATCTATTCTCTATAACATTCTGCTCTTTTTTGAGGCGATTTTTTGCTTGATTGAGTTCCTCAAGATTGATGATGCCATTTTCATATGCTTTTAACTGTCTAGTGAACTTTTCATTTATAAGTTTCATATTATGCTCAAGTGCTTGGCTTTGTAATTTTTTTAGCCTTTGTATTTTTTTGTGGTTTTTGGTATTATAATTAAGGTTTTTGTTTGGGTGCTGGTTAATTTTTTTTAGATAGTTTATTAATGTGGTACTATCCTTATCTGCTTTTTCTAAAAAAATATAATTGAACTTACATCTGCCGTTTTTTTGGTAGTTAGAGCAAACAAATATCCTTTTATCTTTGTTTGGGCCTTTGGAGCTGTATTTTCTTGTGGTCATTTTGGAATTGCAGTATCCGCAGTATAACATACCTGACAAATTATATTTAGGTCGATTTTTGCTTTGAGCTTTTTCTTTGATTGTTCTATTATTACTGGTCATTGAATTTATTTCTTTTACTCTTTTATTTATTTCTTCCCACATTTTAGGGGTAAAGATCTCCTCGTGAGTGTCTTCATGTACTATCCATTTACTTTTTTCTCTGTATCTAAGCTTTCCTTTTTTATCGTAATATCTTCTGTTCCATAATGTAACTCCGGTATATATTTCGTTTGTAAGGATGTTTTTAACTGAGGCTGGACTCCAGTTATTGCTCCGTTTGGTTTTGACATTGTTTTCATTTAACCATCTAGCGATATCCCTGTAACCTTCCCCTGCAACAAATTTTTCGGCCATTTTTTTGATCCAGTAAGCTTCTTCTTCAACTATCTCTAATCTCCCTGTACTCTTATCTATGCTGTAGCCAAAAGGTGGTACTGTCAGATAAAGCCCTTTGTTTTCAACTATATTGTCCATATTGGACTTAACACTGTCAGCTATCATTCTCCTTTGAAACTCTGCAAAAGCAGATAAAATATGAAGGACCATCCTACCTACCGGAGTAGAAGTGTCAAAATTAATAGTAGGGCAAACAAAAGTTGTGTCGTGTTCTTCACACATTTCAATGAAATTTAACATATCTATCATATTTCTTGACATTCTATCCACTGCCAAGGTGCCAACACGTTCAATTTTGTTTTCTTTAATTAAGTTAATAAGTTCTTTTAGCTTTGGCCTATCTAGATCTTTAGCTGAAAAACCCTCATCTGCAAAGACTTCTGTATTGTTCCAGCCATTTAGCTCAAAATATGCCTTAAGCTTACTTATCTGATGTTCTATAGAATAACCTTCCCTAGCCTGCTCCCGGGTTGAAACCCTTGCATAAATTGCATTTATCCTGCTGTTACTAATTTTATCTATAAGACTTTCCTCCTTAGAGTAGCTTAATAAAGAGGCAAAAATGCTTTTCGATAAAATTTTATCGGTTATAATTTTGAAATATGATTACAACTGAAAATAATTTTAGCTACCTGGATTTATATTAATATTACCACCCATATATTTGTAATATAAATAATTGTGTAAAATAAATAATATTGATATAAGAAGGTGTATTTAAAATTTCATATGAATTATCAGGTTAGTTTTATATTGTTTAGTTATGGGGTTAGTGTTTGCGAGGTGTTTTGATGCTTGATAAAGTATATATATATGATGAGATAAGTGGAGCTTGGAAGTCTCTAAATTTGATTTCTAAAGAAAGGCGTTATAAAATAACTGAAAGTATAAATAAAATAATAAATGAAACAATTGATAATGAAATAGAAAAATTAAAAGAAGATAATCTTGATAATTAAACTCATATGACTTTTTCTAGTTGAATCAATTTTAATAGTACTTAGTTAAATGGGGGATATGAAATTTGGACAAAAAAATTGTACTTATAGACGGTTATGTAGACGAGCCGTCATGCTTAGGGGTACCACCTTATATATCACCGTACATAAGATATACTTACGGGGCTTTACTTGATTTGGGTATAAAAGAAGAAAAAATAGATTATTACTTGATAGATGTAGTAAGGGAAAATATGAAAGAGTATATTGATAAGTTTAAAAGTGCTGATTTTGTTATAATTATTGCTGGTACTACTGTACCTGGCAAATACATGGGCGGAAAACCTATTTCTCTTAAAGAGGTAAATAATATTTCCAAGCAGATATTTAAGGATACGAAAACATTATTAGGTGGTCCTGTTTTATTAACCATTAAGGACACATCGGCCTTTGCTAATATTGAGGTTAGTGGATTTTTGGATGAAACAGGAGCTTTGGGGATTTATGAGTATTTGTCAGGACAAAAAGCAGAAAATGAAAAGATAAACTACTGGGCAAAACTTGGTTCTAAGATAACAAGAAAACACCCAAATTACCCGGCTATTGTATGTGAGATAGAAACTTATAGAGGATGTATAAGACCTAAGAGCTGTAAATTTTGTAGTGAATATCTAAAGAAAGTTTTGTACACCAGGCCGTATGATGAAATAGCCAAAGAAGTAGAAGCTTTATACAGTGAAGGAAATAAATATTTTCGCATAGGTGCTCAAACAGATTTATTCATGTATGGAGCTGATTATGAAAATGGTATACTTACGCCAAAGCCTCAGATAATACATAAACTATATTCTGACATTAACAAAAAAGCACCAAATATATCAGTGCTTCACATGGATAATGTAAACCCGGCAACTATTGCTGATTTCCCTTCAAAATCAGAGGAAATAATTAAAATAATAACAGATTATAATACACCCGGTGATACTGCTGCATTTGGGCTAGAATCGGCTGATCCAAAGGTGTTAAAGGCAAACAATGTAGGAACTTCTCCAGAGAAAACAAAAAAGGCCATTAAAATAATGAATGAATTAGGTGGGTTTAGAGAAGATGGTATCCCTAAACTTCTACCTGGACTTAATTTTTTGCATGGTTTAAATAACGAAGATGAAGAAACTTATGAGTTAAATTTTAACTTTTTAAAAGAGCTCCTTGATGAGGGGTATTTACTTAGAAGAATTAATATTAGACAGGTGATACCTGTCCCTGGATTTGAAAAAAATAAGGTGAATGAGTACAAATTTAACAAATACAAAGAAAAAATTAATAAAGAAATAAACAAGCCGATGTTAGAAAGAGTTTTTCCCACGGGCATTATTATGAAAAATGTTCTTATAGAAAATGTGGAAGGAAACATATCATTTGGGCGCCAACTTGGGACTTATCCTATTTTGATTGGTGTGCCAGGTGTACATGAAGTAGGAAGATTCATTGAAGTTAAGATTATAGAACATGGTTATAGATCTATTACAGGATTAAAATACCCTTTTAATATTAATGAAGCTAGCCTTGAAGAGCTTAGGGCACTCCCCGGAATTGGCAAAAAAAGAGCCTCTAACTTATTTGTTAAGAAGCCTTTTGAAGACTTTGAGGAAGTTAAGAAAAGTTTGGACGATTCTTTTAACCCGAAGGAACTAGAACGGCTAAAAGGTTGTTTGGATGTATTCTAAAACATCTAATTAAACAGATAGCATTATATTAAATTTTTAACCTGTGTATAAAAAGGTAATCCTGGTACGGGTAAAACTTCTGTAGCCCGTATACTTGGTAGGATATTTTCTAAACTATCCTATCTCCCAAAAGGGCACTTGCTTGAGGTCGAAAGGGCAGACCTGGTGGGAGAATATATTGGTCATACAGCCCAAAAAACAAAAGAGCAAATAAATCAAGCTCTTGGCGGGATTTTATTTGTGGATGAAGCTTATTCTCTTGCCCGCGGTGGTGAAAGGGACTTTGGTAGAGAGGCTATTGATACCCTTGTTAAAGCTATGGAAGATCATAAAGATGAGTTAGTGGTGGTTCTTGCAGGCTATAGAGATGAAATGGAGTTTTTTTTGCAGTCTAATCCGGGGCTAGATGGCAGATTTCCAATAAAAATTGAATTCCCGGACTATACTGGAGAAGAGCTGTTTCAGATTGCAAAAAGCATGTTTGAATCTAGACAGTATATACTTGATAATAAAACTGAAGAGACACTTAATAGGATTTTGTCTGATAGGAGCCTTAGAGGAAAGATAAACTTCTCTAATGCCAGGCTCGTTAGAAACATGGTGGAAGCATCTATAAGGCGTCAAGCTCTAAGGCTTATGAATAAGCCTGAAATTACCAGGCAGGACCTATTATATATAACAAAAGATGATCTGGTTTTTAATCAAAAATAATTGGAGTGATCAATATGGATTTTAATACTTATCAAAAACTTTGGAATATCAATGAAGATCTCGCTAAGCTAGGACAGGAGGTTTATGATTCTCTTTCGGACAAGTTTACTTCTATAGATAAAACAATTGTAAGTAACCAACTTAGAGCTTTGGCTTCATTTCAAAATAATAACTTATCTGAGCAGCACTTCTATGGAACTACTGGGTATGGCTACGGTGATATGGGGCGTGAGCTGCTAAACAATGTAATGGCGGAATTGATGGGTACTGAGGATGCTCTAGTAAGTGTATACTGGGTATCAGGAACCCACGCTATTTCAGATTGTTTGTTTGCTCTTTTAGATGGTGATGATGTCGATAATGATAAGGAAATTTTGCTTTCAATTACTGGTAGACCTTACGAAACACTCAGTAAAGTTTTGGGTTTAAATAAAACAAATGACAACGACGAAGGATCAAATTATAGAAATACTAGTAGAAGATTAAACTATAGGGAGATATCTGTTTTTTCAGAGTCAAATAATCCTGGTGATAATAACTTCTGTGCAGATTCTCTAGATAACGAAATTAATCTAGATTTACTAAAAGAAGAACTTACGACTTTGAAACCAAAAGTAGTATTTATTCAAAAGTCAAAAGGATATAGCTGGAGAAAAACTCTTGTTAAAAAAGATATGAAGGAAATAATTGATACTGTCAGGACTTATTCTCCATATTCAATTATTTTTGTAGATAACTGTTATGGTGAATTTGTTGAAGACATAGAACCGGGATCTTTAGGTGCGGATTTGATAGCTGGATCTTTGATCAAGAACCCAGGAGGTGGCCTTGCCCCGACGGGTGGTTATGTTGCAGGTAGAGAACATTTGGTTAATAGAGTTTCAGAAGAATTGACTGCGCCGGGGCTTGGCAAGGGAATGGGA
The Natranaerofaba carboxydovora genome window above contains:
- a CDS encoding recombinase family protein; translation: MITDKILSKSIFASLLSYSKEESLIDKISNSRINAIYARVSTREQAREGYSIEHQISKLKAYFELNGWNNTEVFADEGFSAKDLDRPKLKELINLIKENKIERVGTLAVDRMSRNMIDMLNFIEMCEEHDTTFVCPTINFDTSTPVGRMVLHILSAFAEFQRRMIADSVKSNMDNIVENKGLYLTVPPFGYSIDKSTGRLEIVEEEAYWIKKMAEKFVAGEGYRDIARWLNENNVKTKRSNNWSPASVKNILTNEIYTGVTLWNRRYYDKKGKLRYREKSKWIVHEDTHEEIFTPKMWEEINKRVKEINSMTSNNRTIKEKAQSKNRPKYNLSGMLYCGYCNSKMTTRKYSSKGPNKDKRIFVCSNYQKNGRCKFNYIFLEKADKDSTTLINYLKKINQHPNKNLNYNTKNHKKIQRLKKLQSQALEHNMKLINEKFTRQLKAYENGIINLEELNQAKNRLKKEQNVIENRYKFSINNSHKILSTIFYEIKVMENQITSYKLNPNYFTISK
- a CDS encoding radical SAM protein, with protein sequence MDKKIVLIDGYVDEPSCLGVPPYISPYIRYTYGALLDLGIKEEKIDYYLIDVVRENMKEYIDKFKSADFVIIIAGTTVPGKYMGGKPISLKEVNNISKQIFKDTKTLLGGPVLLTIKDTSAFANIEVSGFLDETGALGIYEYLSGQKAENEKINYWAKLGSKITRKHPNYPAIVCEIETYRGCIRPKSCKFCSEYLKKVLYTRPYDEIAKEVEALYSEGNKYFRIGAQTDLFMYGADYENGILTPKPQIIHKLYSDINKKAPNISVLHMDNVNPATIADFPSKSEEIIKIITDYNTPGDTAAFGLESADPKVLKANNVGTSPEKTKKAIKIMNELGGFREDGIPKLLPGLNFLHGLNNEDEETYELNFNFLKELLDEGYLLRRINIRQVIPVPGFEKNKVNEYKFNKYKEKINKEINKPMLERVFPTGIIMKNVLIENVEGNISFGRQLGTYPILIGVPGVHEVGRFIEVKIIEHGYRSITGLKYPFNINEASLEELRALPGIGKKRASNLFVKKPFEDFEEVKKSLDDSFNPKELERLKGCLDVF
- a CDS encoding methionine gamma-lyase family protein, translating into MDFNTYQKLWNINEDLAKLGQEVYDSLSDKFTSIDKTIVSNQLRALASFQNNNLSEQHFYGTTGYGYGDMGRELLNNVMAELMGTEDALVSVYWVSGTHAISDCLFALLDGDDVDNDKEILLSITGRPYETLSKVLGLNKTNDNDEGSNYRNTSRRLNYREISVFSESNNPGDNNFCADSLDNEINLDLLKEELTTLKPKVVFIQKSKGYSWRKTLVKKDMKEIIDTVRTYSPYSIIFVDNCYGEFVEDIEPGSLGADLIAGSLIKNPGGGLAPTGGYVAGREHLVNRVSEELTAPGLGKGMGATLNTNKDVIQGLYLAPKFVGEALKGAVFNAKLYSRLGYEVLPGIDEKRGDIIQAIKFYDKEKLIGFVEGVQRAGAVDSSVTPVPEKMPGYDSEVIMAAGTFIQGGSLELSADAPVIPPYIAFFQGGLTLSHSILGSLLGAEYVK